ACACGAAGAACGCGGCGCAGAATTCGAACAGCCTCGCTTCGATATGCATTGCGTGTCCTAACCTACTGGTTGGGTCAGTTCGCCGCGGCGGGTCTCGAACGGATGGGTGGTCACCGCTAGCGGGGCCTGGGCGATCGCCTGCAACGCTTGGGCGTTCGTCTTTCCGTCGATCCGTTGCTGCAAATAGGCCTTGAAGTCATTGGGCTCAACCACTCGGACCTCGAAGTTCATCATCGAGTGATACGTGCCGCACATCTCCGCGCAGTGCCCGACAAATGCCCCGGTCTTGGTGATCTCTTCGACCTGGAACACGTTGACAGAGTTGTTTTGCTTCGGGTACGCCATCACATCGCGCTTGAAGAGGAATTCCGGTACCCAGAAAGCGTGGATGACATCAGCTGAATTCAATTGGAATTCGATGCGCTTGCCGGCCGGCAGCACCAGGATCGGAATTTCCTCGGGGGTCCCCAGGGTTTCGACCTTGTCGAAGTTCAGGTAGGTCCGGTCCTCGGTGTTGATTCCGCGTACCGGCCCGACGCGCTCTTCGCCGTGCTCGTCTTTGCCCTCCGGCTTGGAGACCATCGCCTTTTTGCGGGCGTCGTCGGCACCCTCGTAGCTCAGCGTGCCGTCCTTGAAGTTGACGCGCTGATAGCCGAACTTCCAGTTCCACTGGAAGGCCGTGACGTCAATCACAACCTCGGGGTTCTTGTCCAGGTGCAGCATCTTCTCCTGGACGACAACCGTGAAGTAGAACAGCACCGAGATGACCAGGAACGGCGTCACCGTGAGCACCAGCTCCAGCGGCATATTGTAGCCGAACTGGCGCGGGAGCTCGGTGTCGGTGGCCTTCTTCCGGTGGAAAGCCGCCGACCAGAAGATCAGGCCCCACACGATCACACCGACGACCAGCGAAGCGATCACCGCGCCGATCCACAGTTCGCGGTTGACGTGCGCCTGCGGCGTGATGCCCTCGGGCCAGCCCAGAGCAAACACCGTTTGCCAGCTGCATCCGCTGAGGGTGACCGCCAGTATCGCCAGCGTCCCGGCCAGCGCCAGCGGTCGAAATATGCCCTGCGACAAACGCTGCGAACGGAACTGCCCGCCGGGTGTCACCTTGGCGCCTCCTGCTCGAATGTCGAATACTACGCAGCGTAGACCACGCCGCTCAGCCCGGCGACTAAACCCCGGCCCGTCAGCCGCCGCGTCGTCGCGAGCCGGCCCGGTGCGGCGCCCCCAAGCATCGCCGAAGTGCGGCATACTGAGGCGCCGTGTGTGGACTCCTGGCCTTTGTCGCGGACCCGGCCAGCCTGGACAACCGGGCGGCCGGCCCCGGCTCAAGCAGCACCGATGACGCCATCACCCGCTCGTTGCGCCTGATGCGCCACCGCGGGCCCGACGAGCCCGGCGGGTTGTTCGACCCGGACATGGACGGCGCACCAGGAAAAGTCATGTTCGGCTTCAACCGGCTGTCCTTCATCGACATCGCGCACTCGCATCAGCCGCTGCGCTGGGGGCCCCCCGAGGCCCCCGACCGCTACGTCCTGGTGTTCAACGGCGAGATCTACAACTACCTCGAGCTGCGCGCCGAACTGGCCGCCCAGCACGGCGCCGCCTTCGCCACCGACGGGGACGGCGAGGCCATCGTCGCCGGCTACCACCACTGGGGCGCCGCCGTGTTGACACGGCTGCGCGGGATGTTCGCCTTCGCGCTGTGGGACACCGTCACCCGCGAATTGTTCTGCGCCCGCGACCCTTTCGGGATCAAGCCGCTGTTCATGGCGACCGGCAGCGGCGGCACGGCGGTGGCCAGTGAGAAGAAATGCCTGCTGGATCTGGCCGATCTGGTGGGTTTCGACACCGCGATCGACACCCGAGCCGTCCAGCACTACACCGTCCTGCAGTACGTGCCGGAGCCCGAGACGCTGCACCGCGGGGTGCGCCGGCTCGAATCGGGCTGCTACGCGCGGATCCGGCCCGGGTTGGCACCGCAGATCACGCGCTACTTCGTGCCGCGGTTCGCCGCAGTGCCGTTGACCCGCGACACCGAGCAGGCGCGCTACGACGAGATCACCGCGGTGCTCGAGGATTCGGTGGCCAAGCACATGCGCGCCGACGTCACCGTCGGGGCGTTCCTGTCCGGCGGCATCGACTCCACCGCCATCGCGGCGCTGGCCATCCGGCACAACCCCCGGCTGATCACCTTCACCACCGGATTCGAGCGGGAGGGATTCTCCGAGGTCGACGTCGCGGTGGCCTCAGCGGAGGCGATCGGCGCCCGCCACATCGCCAAGGTGGTCAGCCCGGGCGAGTTCGTCGCCGCGCTGCCCGAGATCGTGTGGTACCTCGACGAGCCGGTGGCCGACCCCGCACTGGTCCCGCTGTTCTTCGTCGCGCGCGAGGCCCGCAAACACGTCAAGGTGGTGCTCTCCGGCGAAGGCGCCGACGAGCTGTTCGGCGGCTACACGATCTATCGAGAGCCGTTGTCGCTCAAGCCCTTTGACTATCTGCCCCGGCCGCTGCGGCGTTCGGTGGGCAAGATGAGCAAACCGCTGCCCCAGGGCATGCGCGGCAAGAGCCTGCTGCATCGGGGTTCGCTGACCCTCGAGGAGCGCTACTACGGCAACGCCCGCAGCTTCTCGGACGCGCAGCTGCGCGACGTGCTGACCGGGTTCCGCGAGGAGTGGACGCATACCGACGTGACGGCGTCGGTGTACGCCGAGT
The DNA window shown above is from Mycobacterium sp. Aquia_216 and carries:
- the ctaC gene encoding aa3-type cytochrome oxidase subunit II — its product is MTPGGQFRSQRLSQGIFRPLALAGTLAILAVTLSGCSWQTVFALGWPEGITPQAHVNRELWIGAVIASLVVGVIVWGLIFWSAAFHRKKATDTELPRQFGYNMPLELVLTVTPFLVISVLFYFTVVVQEKMLHLDKNPEVVIDVTAFQWNWKFGYQRVNFKDGTLSYEGADDARKKAMVSKPEGKDEHGEERVGPVRGINTEDRTYLNFDKVETLGTPEEIPILVLPAGKRIEFQLNSADVIHAFWVPEFLFKRDVMAYPKQNNSVNVFQVEEITKTGAFVGHCAEMCGTYHSMMNFEVRVVEPNDFKAYLQQRIDGKTNAQALQAIAQAPLAVTTHPFETRRGELTQPVG
- the asnB gene encoding asparagine synthase (glutamine-hydrolyzing) is translated as MCGLLAFVADPASLDNRAAGPGSSSTDDAITRSLRLMRHRGPDEPGGLFDPDMDGAPGKVMFGFNRLSFIDIAHSHQPLRWGPPEAPDRYVLVFNGEIYNYLELRAELAAQHGAAFATDGDGEAIVAGYHHWGAAVLTRLRGMFAFALWDTVTRELFCARDPFGIKPLFMATGSGGTAVASEKKCLLDLADLVGFDTAIDTRAVQHYTVLQYVPEPETLHRGVRRLESGCYARIRPGLAPQITRYFVPRFAAVPLTRDTEQARYDEITAVLEDSVAKHMRADVTVGAFLSGGIDSTAIAALAIRHNPRLITFTTGFEREGFSEVDVAVASAEAIGARHIAKVVSPGEFVAALPEIVWYLDEPVADPALVPLFFVAREARKHVKVVLSGEGADELFGGYTIYREPLSLKPFDYLPRPLRRSVGKMSKPLPQGMRGKSLLHRGSLTLEERYYGNARSFSDAQLRDVLTGFREEWTHTDVTASVYAESTGWDPVARMQHVDLFTWLRGDILVKADKMTMANSLELRVPFLDPEVFAVASRLPVEAKITRTTTKYALRRALEPIVPAHVLHRPKLGFPVPIRHWLRAGELLEWAYAMVDASQTGYLVDAAAVRRMLDEHRSGVTDHSRRLWTVLIFMLWHAIFVEHTVVPQISEPVYPVQL